The window ccaaagtgctgtgattataggcatgagccaccgcacccggcccctaccTTCTTTCCACTCCTCTCTGCCACAGCCCAGCCTGCCAAATCCGCCTCCTCATGGGCCGTGGAGTGGGCTCTCTTCAGAGCCTGCCTGTGCTTACCTTCCTCAGCATCTTGTCTTATAAACTTTGCAACGAGAATGTGTCCTTCCCTCCATCCCAGCTTTTCAAATTCCTCTCCCATCTTTGGTGCTCAGATCTAATCCCCTTGCTTTCAAAAAATCTCCCTGATCACAGCCTCCTTCTGTAATGCTCCTTCTCGGCACCTCCCAAGGCCTTTCTCAGTCACCCACTCATGGTCAGGTTTTGTAGATATGTCTCATCTTTTCAACAGATCTTACACTGCTAGAGAGAAGAGCACCTCGTATCTCGGAGACACGCATCGCTTCATTGCTAGGGGcaatgagagagagtgagaggacATGCCGAGGAGCCCGAAGCTCCGCTTCCTGCCCAAAGGCTCCCTGCAGCTTGGCTTTAGCACCGTCCTCACTTCTGCCTCCACGTCCTCCCTCATAATCCTAAGACACTAGTTCCTGCACCAGCTTTCCTCCCAGAGAGCCTTGAGGTGCGAATGAAGTGATTCAGATGTGTCCAGAAGAAGTCCCCCAGCTCACTCACCAGGAGGCGATGCGCAGAGTGTCCTTAGGACAGGGCTCAGGAGGCAAACCAGCACCTGCAGGGCGGGGCTCGGGGAGCAAAACCCTGCAGGAGCTAGCGGTAAAGAAGTGGCTCCCTGTGTGCTTCTTAGAAACTAGAGGCGTTTTCCTGAAATGGATAGGAAAGGGTGAGGAATAAACATCCTTGGATTTTGGCTTTGAAGTTAGCAAAATAATACCTTTTTCAAACAAAAAGGCAACACTGGCTAAAATCACTTTGTGATGGCAATTCAAGGGCGGCTTAAAATAGCATCTCGCTGCCCTCAAGGCAAGTGCAGCTGTACTGCTCAGGATCACGAGAAGCTCACTTGCCGGCCTCCTTGCCAGCTCCTGCTTTTGCTTGGGACTCTGTGTGCACCCCTGGAATGAGCTAGCTGAGAGAAAACCCCGAGGGCCTTGGAGACCCCCTGAATGGAGAGGCCTGGGAGCACCCCATGCGGATAAGGCTGTCTGGGATGCAGGCCCATGTGGAGCCTGGGCAGGAGTGTGACCTCCTTCAGCTTCAGCTTCCCTGGGAACAACGCAAGCTACCTCCTGGAGATGCTGAAAGGATCTAATTGTTCATACCGAGGGCCAACGCTGCacatcaaatataaatataaataccgATTCACCCACGACGGTCTGTGGATGAGGAGACCCGAGATTCTTCTAAATAGAACGATCTTTGGTTTATTTTAAGTTTCTGGGTAAAATTTAAAGTGTGATCTTTGAAACGTCTCATTTCCCTTAAAGGGAGGGAATGAGTCCCTTTGGAGAACAGCGGATTGAAATTCAAGTGCCTCTTGCTCTTTTACATCATCTGGAAGATGTCAGGAAAAGGCGTGACGCACTCCCTTCTCAGCCCCAACACATTTGTTCTGAAGGTGACAGGTGCATGGTTTTACAGGCTGGGACATCCACGGGGATGTTTGCAGGTGCCCTGGGAATCGGTGTGAGAGCCACACAACAAGTGACCATACAGGCTGGGATCAGGAGTGACTCACCTCTGATTTCGTCTCGGGAGGGAGCTGACACTCTTGTCAAGCTGTTGGCCAGTGGCCACTGATTTCAGCAGAGGCATCAGCAGGTCATCTGTGGTGGCTGTGGGCCTTGGCCAGGAATGGGAGGGCCAGACACACGCTAAGACAGTGAAGCGCCAAGGCCAGGCTTGCCCCTGGCGGAATTCTCATAGGCTTCTTGCTTTCATAGAGCTAAGTTCACAGACACAGCTACCCACAGGCAGAGCACACAGAAAAGCCACAGAAGTCATTTCCCAGGTACACAGACCACCTTCCCAGGCACTTGTCCACAGGGCAGACCCACAGACAACCAGAAACACCCCACAAAAAATCCCCAAACCCAAATGCATAGACCCTCACAGATGCCCCACAGGCATCCCATGAATATCTGCACACCCACTTTATAGAAACTCTAGACTCACTTCAAAGACACCCA of the Pan paniscus chromosome 14, NHGRI_mPanPan1-v2.0_pri, whole genome shotgun sequence genome contains:
- the LOC134728794 gene encoding uncharacterized protein LOC134728794 isoform X2 — its product is MSVCLRLHPGFSGQPTATTDDLLMPLLKSVATGQQLDKSVSSLPRRNQRKTPLVSKKHTGSHFFTASSCRVLLPEPRPAGAGLPPEPCPKDTLRIASCILSKLCPRLLQKLSCWSAVTSMLLKPVEMLGLIFLEAALDHGLPRLSCPRSALTTYLCVLISSQASTSSS